Below is a genomic region from Oreochromis niloticus isolate F11D_XX linkage group LG13, O_niloticus_UMD_NMBU, whole genome shotgun sequence.
tagatgacctgctctacctccagAGCTTCAGCCACCCCATATATAGCTAAGTATCGCCATTATAATCAATCATACATCATACAATGCTTTGATTTGTACTTACTGAGTAATAATGATCAGGACTTGAGCATTAGAATAGTTAGAATTATGattgtgtggcatttatctgctTCAAGACCAAAAAAAGACTCTTATATCACTGTTAAAATCAATCAGTAATGATTATAATTAAAGCCCAGGTgactttacatttaaataatcACCATCTGCATGCTAGTACTAGGTTTCTTTCAAATATTTATATCAACAAAAGCAAAATTGTAAAGGTATAGATACAGTTCTTCAGGTGTTACCTTTCTTCATGAAATTCAAAGCTATTTCAAGATTTATTTGTCTCAAATTCACTTGGATTATCAACCTAGTGTCAATAAATTTGCATTGCAATGACAAACAagactttgttttgtttatgaaCTAGGCTCTCACCATGGACTCACTACTGAAGACGTCAGGGTTGTTCTCATAGATGAATTTCTCCACTCTCTGCTGTCTCATCCTGAACATCTTGGATCCTCGGTTCTTCAGCAGGGAAAGCTCTTCCAGCATGATGTCTTTAGGAGTCCTGATCTTTGTTCCCAGGTCAAACTCCGATGCCTCTGGCTCTGACTCATATTCTACGTAAGTGAGAGCCAAACAATGGCCCTAACATTGGTAAATGAGATCAAAAGTAGTACTAACTCATAAACATCGTTTCATTAAAGAATGGTATCCTTTATTAGTAAAGTAGATTGACTTAATTGTACTGCAAATAAGCAGCTCGTTCTCTAATATTTGTACCCCATATTTGTTTTACCACCGTGTATTTCTGTGTACTGTGTTTATATGAAAGAGCTCTACTGAGCAGTGGTAATTTGGTTTCATAGTCACGTCATTTTATGCAAGCCTTACCATCCTGAGGGATATGTGATAGGTCAGTTATGATCTTGGAGGGCTTTTTCCGCTTGGTTAGGGGAGCAGGTGTTCCCAGAGGCATGACTTGAGGGCCAGGGGAGAACACAGAACATTACTTTTGGttagaaaaatataaaacaagtgATATATTAACCTGAACACATACTTAAGCAATGAAACCCTTATGTTCAAGAGTCAAAAGTTAATTAATGTTAAGTAATATCAAAACATctccagaaaaaaaactccTGAAAGGGATTAAGTCTAGATAAATAACATAGAAAACTTTAAGAGGTTTAGtatgaaaaaaaagtaaattaaaaaaatagaaaccaAATAAGAGAAAGTAATTGATACCTTCAGTTGTAATTTTCTATGTCACACTACACATCCATATTCAAAGGAATTCATGAATCACAATTTGACTCTAAAGCTTTAATTGCACTGAAAGGGGTGTTGTTGCTTCAATTTTATCATTGATTTGCACCATAGTCACAAAATAACTCTCAACCATCAACACTTTACCACCACCCCTGAAAGTGAATCCCCAGGACCTGAATGTATCAGACAGACTGACAGCAAGAGCCCTCCTCATTTTTCAAGTTCAAACGGGATGTCAGTGCCCTCAGATTTCTTACATTCTCTAGTGAAACAGATGTCTGCCCCGAAGGAAACATATAGCTCAATAtgtgtttcagttttgtttggagACACAAGATCTGTACGCAGTCTGTGCCAATGTAAACAGAACCGTGTTATGGTTGAGACAGAAGCCTCAGGCTTATTAAAAATGATGGAATTATTTGTAATATATTATCGCAGTCTCTTGCATGGAAACATAAAAGTGGGCAAACTTCCCTCTATCTCATAGGCCAAGCTATCCATTGTGAAAGACATGCATCTGGTTTACATGTAATTATATGCATGCGTGTTTGTCTTTCTGAACAGATATCAACACTTTCAGCTCTCACCAGTTTCTTTAAGGCCCAGTCAAGTGGCAAAACATCACATCACATCTACTGGCTGTAACTCAACCCACTGAAGCTATTTTTAAAAGCCATTTCCAGCCAAGACATTTTAGCGACATGGAATGGCGTCATTCGGCTATCAAATGGGCTCAACATAACCCTTAAGAACACACACCTCCACAAAACAATTCGGACTATATATTTGGCCATCTCTCAAAACAGGTGTACAAACTGGTTTAGTTAATGGATGTTAACGAGGAGGATTTTCAACACTGTCTTTGAATTCCCTTAAATAATTAAAGGCTCAGACAAATCTGTTCTCAGATTTACCAACCCCTCTCAGGGTTTGGCAGTGCCATATAAAACATATGCTACACCCACCGAGTGAGATGATCAGCACATTTACCCACTCCTTTgataattttaaaaacagcaaaggAACTTTTATAGCTATGTTGCATCTGCAATTAATTATTTGTCATAAAATTAAACTGCTAactgatcatttttatttattgaactTTTGAGGTCTTGCATTAGTTTCTCCTTAAGATCAGCTGCAGAAATATGAGTGGGACCACATTGTTAAATGTGTTAATTCCCTCTCACAGTTTTTGCAGTATGCAAAACTGAAATCCTCTCAGTTATGAGCTGTCAGTTGATTGGTAGAACAAATGGACACAGTGATTTGTGGGATGTAGATCCACTTACCGAGTTTTTGTTGTCGTCCTGGCAAGAAAGACAGACCTATAAATACCAAACAGTGAAGAGGAGACCGAGGGACCGATGTTGGTGATCTCGATCACAAGTTTACAAATCCCTCAGTGCCTCTGACCCTACGTTCGCCTGGACCCAGGTCCCGGGAAGTGCAAAACCCAACCAGCACTCAGATGGCAGCTCTTTCAGGGGGTTGGGGCTGTTGGTGTTCGTATCAAGACGGGAGGAGGAGGTTGAAGTTGAGTGTATGAATAGAGATTGAGGAGGGGGCAGGGGGGCATTAAAGTCAGGGGAGAAGTCTCTGTTGGCCAGCTGAAACTGCTGATGGTGATATTAAGGGAACAAAATCATTCTCACAGATGGCTCAGAAGCCTATATTTAGTAGCAAAGAGTGAGGGGGACAGAACCCAACTATAATATAACCTCAGAGGACTCTGGGGTGTGTTTAGGGTACACAGAAAGACTTGTCAGTTTCCCTGAACCACTGAATGCGATGGACATGCAGACAATGAGGTGACagatatttaaaacattttgtgcAAACCATCTGAATGTAGTGGAGTGCAAACAAAGAACAACAATAACTGTcaataacttttatttttctgtaaatgGACTTCAGACTACAAGCTATTACCTGTAAGTCTGTAAGTTGTTCACCCAGAAAGGGACTAGAATTATAAAGAGACTTAACTATAGTTACTTACTATTAAATAAATTACTACTAGTAATTTAAACCCCAAAACTACCAAAGATGTGTACTGGTAACTGTATATCTtccattttaaacaaaaacacaaatttttGCTTTCTTGTGTGCAAAAACACATCCTGCCTTTGAATCACACCTTTTCCCAGGGCTTAAAAAATCTTCAGTAAATatatgtaattacattgtcaTAACAACAGTGTTATCTTTTAGGTGGGGGTATAACAATATTAGATTTTTTCTACATTATTATAGTGATgaacaaaaaaatcacaatacTATGGGAAAGTTTGGACAAAACGTAATAGCATGCAATACAGGCATATgatcatgtgaaaaagaaagttttcacaggggTCTATGcaatcctgtgaaaaactaagtacattcagtagcttgtagaaccacctttagcaccAATAActttaaagtaatttttttttctatataacTTTATTAGTCTCTTACATTGTTGTGGAATAATTTTGGTCCATTCTTCTTTACGACACTGCTTCcattcattgaggtttgtgggcattcatttatgcacagcccTCTCAAGATCTCACCATAGTATTTCAGTTGGGTTGAGGTCTGGCCTTTGACTGGGTCGTTTCAGcactcttttcttttgtttttcagcttttccatagtagatttgctgctgtgcttatCCTGTTTCATGACATGCTTGAACTGCCAGgcagatggcctcacatctgACTATAGAATGCTTTTGTAAAAAGAGGTGGTGGACTCTGTAACTGCAAGGTGTCTAGATCTtgtggctgcaaaaacaaacccaaatcctTGTAAtatctctgagcattgcatggTTTGACCTTGGAATGAAATTTGCTGGGATGTCCACTACTGGGAAGATTGTGACATTGTGCCAACACAACTGAATGCTTCAATCCAGCAAACTGTTTTGCTGGATTGAAGCCTAATGAGTGTTTGATTAttagcacctggctgctacttacccctTAATTCCTATGCTAGCAGTAAAAGAGTACTTAATTTTTCACAGGACTATACAGTCCTGTGATACCTTTCTTTTTCATATGACTGTATAAACATGTATGTAACTCTATAACTCTCCTTAgtgtgtattttttcttttttgtgcaaattttaaaaaggtaaaTATACAGTTATATACAGGTATCATATGTACAAATTGACACAATATGAATGTgtcacttttaaatattactgttacaattcatatatatttataaaaacatgattgttaGTTGGCAAAATAATCCCAGGGGTCCTGAGTGAATGTCAGATTTTATGTGCTTCATTTGATCTAGAAAACTTTGACTCTGAAGCACTAGCTAAATCTGCAGTTGCTTTCTCTGAAAGTCAGTTAACTTTGTATTGTTCTAGTGTACTTGAGCACACAATCAAAGTAGAAAATGCAACTGGTAACTTTGTGGCTCTGTTTGGATGTTTGACTGTATTCAAGTACAATTGATCTATATGCTATGTGCAACATTGTTCTTAAGTTAAACTTCAATTCCAAGTAAGATGTATCttattttactttatatatTCTAAGATATTTTATAATGCACGATTCTGAAATGTAGGAAAGCCATCAGACATTGGGTTTTTGACATCAATACAAATGCCCAATATTGTTAGTTTCCTTTATCTCTTAGGGTTAACTTCCTTAAATATTACCCAGGTCAGCTTTATATCAAAAAGGCTTGTTCAGGCTCTTCTTCATAAAGTCTTGATTTCTCATAAATTTTTGGCTCATCTCTGGCAtccaaaatctaaagaaaattaTCTATTTTTATCAAAATGATCACTGCAGAGAAGTGCTTGTAACAAGTGAcatgttttcagtctttctTCGGACCAACTGAGGTCttatatttaaataacaatggtcacactgtttaaaatgtgtgttttatttttatacatacCTCGGTATACATTTCATTGTTTCATATGAAATGTAGAAATATCCATGTCCCTGCTCTGATCAATTCAAATGACAATTCAACGAAGTATTAAAGGGAAAGCACTAAGATATGCTGCAGATGTTCTATTACTAGTACATCCCATGGAAAACACTCCACGGGATGTTTTCTGCACATCTTGAAATAGAAACTTTCCGTAGGCCCCTTTtttaatgtgtctttttttaagtAGGTAAATTAAGAAGCAACTCTTAATTACAGTAGGGACCTGGCAACAATTCattttctttataaataaagagtATTATGTTTGGATATTAGCAGCTCTATATATAGCCTCCCATGTGAGTATGGGGCTTGGCCATTTTTAATGCACTGTCAGTGTACACTGCAGCCCCACAGTGCCACTTAGTGGCAAGTGTTCAtttaggcaaaaaaaaagaaaaaaaaagaaaagaaaaatacactgacacacaGTACAACCGtattacattattacattacattaaagtcAAAACATATACATGAATATACATTTTGAGTTCCAGATATAGAATCACACATTCTGTGGGTTGGGAAATGAATATATGGCATTAAACAACAAGTTTCCAATGATAATGCACTTTTTGAGTATTAATTTTTAATCTtactaacagaaaaaaaatgaaaatagtaatagttttttttaaacaccaaaCCACCCCTGcccattttatatatataatgtcCAGATTTAGCTCACTCCTACAGTCTTTACTGAAAAGTaagaaagtaagacaaagattTGTCAAGAAGATGACTCAGCCTATCGGAACTGCAGAACTAATAAATCACTAAATCTTCACAATTTAGCTCTATGAAATATGTCAAAAAGAAGCTAACTCAATCTCAAACAACCGCTTCAAcatttgtgtttaaaatgagaaaaaaccattagaaaatacaaagaaGGGCATTTTGTATGTTATAAATTGTACTGACCAGCTATTTCTCCAATATGATGATATGATACTTAAAAGTTTAGCCCATACTGTAGTTTTTGAAGTTTCCTCCTGTGAAATATAGGATGAAACATCCAAGGTTTCAATGCTTATGTCTGTTAGTCTGTCACATTAAATTGATGGAGTTTTGTTACTCTAGGATATATCCCATAATATAGATGTGCAGAGCtgtttatagaaaaaaaagaagaaagaaattacACTTTGGCTTTAAATTGTGACATTTGGAGTGGTTGCACATTTGATCTACCTACAATTTTTAACAATGCTTAAATGTATTTTCCAGCCCTGAAAATTTAATGTGGCTAGCTCCAATGTTAGAATTTTGATCTTTATCCATACTTTAAGAACTCACAAAATATTCAGAAGGTAGAATTTTTCATGGCTTTATTAAATGTGATAAAGTTGTTGTACAAACAAAAATCAGCTGATTCTACTCAAGTTAAACACACTCACTGATTTTTCATAGAATGACCCAATAGGTTCCTTATGTAGAAATATAATTCATATTCTATTATATTATCTGAGttactatttttattattgagCTACAAACTTATGTAATTCATAGAATTAgtctgaagtaaaaaaaaaaaaattctctgcACTGGcaattattttttatcttttaatccttttttaatgtttaaactaatatacagttacatttatttcattgcTCAGTTACAAGTAAcatttttgcatgctttttgtCATACATTAAAAGACTAACCAACAGAGGGCAGTATAAAATCAGACATGTCAGACAGCTGGAGAGCCTTTAAGTCTAATTTTATTCCTCTAAAAATATCTTGTCATCTGTCAGTATAAACTTCTTCTCAGCAATaataacaaacatttttcacaCTCATTATTTAATTCATGTACTTTCAGAAACTCACACTGTACACCTCAGCATATCTATATCTAAGATCTAGTTTTCTGTAATCATAACATAATGAAAACAAGAACAAGCTTGAAGagaaactgtattttaaaaagggtaaaaaatccaaaaaaaaaaattctaccaagaGTACCACAAATATAACACAACAGTCTTTCTGTGTTTCTTACTTGTTCCTTTAACATATCCAGTCATTGGAAGCACATATTTGTCAAACATATTTCTCCTTACGTTTTAACAGCACCCATTGTTATTTAGAACACAACAGCTAAACCTCTGTGCTTCTGTCCAACAAACTTCATGGCTCAAACTTTCCTGGTCATTCTAATTTAATTTCTAGAGGCTGTGCGGTATCAAACTAAGAGACAGAAGTCTTACTTTGATTGTGACCACTTCAGTGAAATGGCAACACCAGAACTGTGACCCCATTATTCCTAAATATGTCCTCGTTCCACAGCCACTCTCTTTCCATTAACCCCTTCAGAAGGGCCAGTGCTTCTCTGTCTATCTACTTCCCCTTGCATTCCCTCTGAATAAAttacaactttacaaaacaaaatacacatttcttcatctgtgttatttgtttaataaaagtTACGAATTTACATATAGTTGCAAAGTTCACACTGATTCTAAGGAGACTCTGGTGTGTCTAGGTGGTAAATGGAAGCAGTGATATCCAGTAACAAGTGTTCATTCAGTGACAGCCCAGGCACTTGTTGTATGTGACCTGGGCTAAAAAGATAGCATTTCTCTCTAGTTATAGTGAGTAGAGGTATCTGACTCATTGCAAGAGCAAACCTTGTCTTCACTTATAGATCCTAGTGAGCTGAGGTGTTTAAAAAACAGCCATGCACCATTTAAACACCCAGAAAAAAAGAGTTTACATGACTGAATAGGGCCAGTACTGTGAATTACATGTTATTAGATCCACCTACTCCAGTCTACATCACACAACATATAATTTTAGTGGTTTGAGCTTTGCTCATAAtggcattcattcattcattgttCACTTTTCAGACATTTCAAGTTTCAAAGAATAATTCAGTACAGGCTCTGATTAGACGGGTTTTCCGCTAAATTAGTAGAAGAGATCTCCAGAAGCCTTACACAAACCTCCCCCAGGACAGGCATATGGTGGGCTATACAGTGTATGGCAATATAGTTTAACACTAGTGTGACTCATTTAATCTGTTAGCAGCAAAATAAATGTGATAAGCAGCACTTTGAGCAAAAAAAGATCTATTGTTCTCATTTAACTGAACTcacttgttttttatatttcaatttcATACTCAATTGCCATTTTATGTTACTTCAGCTAATTTTTGCAGCTGAGTCCTGATCTTTGCCCAAGAGTTTCCCAAAGCATAAAATATCTTTAACTCCATGTTTTTTCTATCAACCAATTAACAAAATTGTCAGATATATTTCTGTCCTTAATTAATTAGCCTTTTCATGAATATGAAGATGTCCAAGCACGGTACTGACTGCTTCATTGCCCTTAGATTGCCCCTGGCCTCCAGACACGGGGCTGAACACCTCCCTTGGTGGCTACAAAACGTGGTTTGGGTGCCTGTACTGGGTTGGACTTGAGTGGAGGCAGAGAGGCAAGGATGCTTAGCTCAGGAGCACTCTGGAACTGTTTGGCTGACTGGAGCCCAGTGGTATATGACACTGGAGCATAAGGTGTTGGGACTGCAGGGGGCACTGGGTTTGGAATGGGAGTGGCAGAAAATTTTGGAAGGTTGGGTGGTCCAGTTGGTTgggacagaggtgaggctgggGTTGGTATACTGTCTGGTGCTGTTGTCAAGGCAGAGACTGGAGTTGGAGTGAAGGTTTCAGGAGGTGGGGAGGTCATGCCAGAGTGAGTCAAACGTTCTCCAAGTGAAGTGGCTGAGCGTGGTGCGAGGACTTTGGGAGCGAGAGATGGACCAGACATAGGTGTAGGTGTGGAGAATCGTTTGACCTCATAGACACGGGCTGTTTTGAAAGGGATCTGCCTTGGTGAGGTCAAGGAGCTTCCTACCATTGGTGGTATGTAGTCACGCTGCTGGGCCTGGTAAGAAGGCATAGCTGCTAGATTAGCAGCGCTGCCCCCATAGTTAAACATGGCAGAATTGAGCTGATAGGGTTGCCTTCTCATGAAATCCAGTGCTTTGATGCCCTCTCTTGGAGAGCTTCCTCTACCCCTGTTGTCTGCcttgtttgtttctctctgaGGGCCAGTAGGGATAGATGGGGCCAAAAGTGGGTTGTACCCAATTGGGGGCGGTGCACGGACATTTGGGGAGTATTTCCATTGAGAAGGAAGTGAAGGATTGAGGGAGGAACCAAGGGGTTGTGCTGCACTGTGCATTGCCCCTTCCTTCTGGTAACTAGTCTCGGGTGGAGTGTCCACTACATACATACCCATACGGCTCTGCCTTTTCGCAAACAGTTGGGCCCCCTTACCTCCTGCTTGGAGAATCTGTGGAGCTTCGTGAACAACTCGTGGCTTAGGTGCCACTGGAGGAGGCACCTTTCCTATGCTAGCCTCATCGCTTCTTATTTCCTCAGAATCATCAAAGATATTCTCGTTGGGTGGTTGGCCATAGTTGTGTCGGCTGGATCTGTCATCCAGATTCTGCACCATAGACAACAGTTCAGGATTGGgggatttctttttaacatCTGGCACATTGAACATTGGTTTGGGTTTCCCACTACGCCTTCGAGCCTCAAGCAAGATTCCTGTGCGACCTGTTGGACCAGGAACTGGGGTTGGAGCTACAGTTTCAGGCTGGGAGACCACTGACACTTGAGACAAAGGTGCAATTGAAGATTGCAGTGGTAGTTGAGCAACTGGTGTTTGAAGTGGAGACACTGGGAAAACTTGGTCAGCTGAGACAGGAATTTGGGATGTAGGTTGACCAGGGGCTAGAATCACTGGTACCTGTGTTGCTGGTGGTACTGATGGAACAGAGGCTGGAGTCACAGTTGGAAATGGAGCCTGATGAACAGTAGTCATTAGTGGTGTTGACTGCACACAAATAGAGAGGGATGGAGGGTGATAGGTAACAGGAGTTTCTGGCTTTGAGGCCAAGGAACTTTGAAGTATGGAAGATTGTGGCGAGATCACTGATGAAGTACCAGGGGATAGCTGTGAAGTTCCTGCTGTATTGTTAATGTCTAGTTCAGATGTAGTGGAAAATGCTGGTGGCACAACAGCTGTTGAGGCAGGACGCTGGGTTGTCTTTGTGACAGGTGGCCGGAACGTCACAGGGGCAGTTGCAGCCCGAATGCTGATAAAGCCAGGGGTAAAAGGACGTGCTGTCCTATTGAGAACATTACTCACAGGTAGTTCTGGCAATGATGTTTCGGCTGGTTGACCAGGACTGGTCAGAATGGTCACTGAGGCAGTAGCTGGTTTGGGTGCCACTGGTAGAGATGACTCCTCCATGCTAGCTGTGCTGACTGCAGAATAGGATAGGTCTCCATTACTCATTCCACGGGCTGCAACAGGAACTGGACCTAGGGCTTGTGATAGCATTGGTTGTGCGGATATAGGTCCAGGTAGTGTTATGTGCTGAGGTTGTAAGTTTGTTTGTACTTGTGGCTGTACTTCTTGTTGTGACTGATACATCTGGGGTATCTGAGGTTCCTCATGGACTTGGGATTGTGGAGGTACTTGAGGTTTTGCTGCTTCTACCTTCTTGGCATGCTCAGCAACCCTTTTTCTCTGTTGATCAAATAACTTGGCACCCTTGCCCACAGTGTCACTCAAACCTGGACTCGGAGCGTCCTCTGCTCCATCCCCACGACCTTCAGTGCCTGCTGTTGCCCTCTTTTCCAGCATATCCAGATAGTCGCTGTCCCAAGTTGGGTCAGGAAGTGATGAAAAACCTTCCTCATCAAACTCAGATTCACTGCCAGGAAGTACCCCATCCTCCTCTTGTGAGTCCTGACACCTGTCCTCATCAACACTACCAAAGCTAGTGAGTGTGTACTTCTTGGAGCGCTGCCTTCTCTTCTTGAACATTAACACACCTTTTGAGTGAGGATTAGGAGCATCTGTCAGAAGAGAGGCGATTGTTCTACACTTGGTTTTGGCTTCCTTTACTTGTTTGTCTTGCAGTGTATCCCCTCGGTTCAGTTCTGCAGGATATGAAAGTCAAAACTATTAGAAGTTTTTATGCAGTGGCATAATGTAAAGTAAATCTTAGGGTCAGAAAAGGAAAAGATTTAGCCTTTGAAAGAATGAACTCTGACATAAGCTTCTAAACCTGTCCTGTCTGCCTGTCCAACAGGCATCCATCTCTTAACTTGCCACAGTAGCACTTCCAGGAAAATTCCACACAAGCTTTGAGCTTATCACATTAGCTAAGGTGAAGGATAAATTTGCACATTATTAGGGTCATGTACTCTGACATCTAACTTTAATCAAAGTATTTGCAGGCTAATGGAAACTTTCATGTCATAGGTGACTGGAAGGAGAACTTCAAAAGGCATACATAACATATCCTTTAACTTGTTATGGTATTAAACAGATTATCATAGGCAACCTATTTCTATTACCCTGGTATAAATGCCACATGAAGGGGAATTTTGATTTGTTTAGGACATGGCTCTTAAGTAGGACATTAGAATGTCAGTGATGGCAAGGAGGAATTTCAAGAATCAATTAAGGATGATGGACAGAATGACAAGTTTTAGGAAAGACTGCTTAGTCATTTTCTGTGCTTTCATCACTATCGCATATTCTTAACCTTTCTTCAAAGATTGTGAAACTATTAAGTCAAGGTTAATGTAAGCACATCATTCTTAATTGATGCATTTTGAAAAGCATAAAAATTCATTTGCAATTTTAATAAGAACCAAAGTACATTATATTGAGAATAAATCACATATTATTGTTCTTTCAACATatagtaagaaagaaaaagtgagaaaaGAGTAAAGGGGATGAGAGCAGCAAAGTATATTATCCTCGGTTTGCCACCTGATATCGAAAAGCAGTTTCTGCTGGTTTTCCAGGCTCCTAggttgattgctggggtttttACATAACTGGAGGAAAAT
It encodes:
- the synpo2la gene encoding synaptopodin 2-like protein produces the protein MVAEEVIITLSGGAPWGFRLQGGVEHQKPLQVAKVRKRSKACRAGLREADELISINEQPCATLSHAQAMNLIDSSPGILHIRVKRAPAGFQSVVLVTRAPSPRIDKEYRAALRAMSPNHPHHAPVREVHRSRSTLTSGLTSPPGSEAYYGETDSDADVAGYERQRRQKRRSPSNSNTGKPTGRTSPEGGETSEMSGYDSAPDAHVYPRLLDGGEGNGGGGLPGVARREVIYQPPGPGMWSSQTSTETSSIISSADDQGPRDAGQEEDSGFLEPANVPLVSPERAKEALMLGSRNQLVPMVGPVNKPIDDELTTTYMEKAKQAKLNRGDTLQDKQVKEAKTKCRTIASLLTDAPNPHSKGVLMFKKRRQRSKKYTLTSFGSVDEDRCQDSQEEDGVLPGSESEFDEEGFSSLPDPTWDSDYLDMLEKRATAGTEGRGDGAEDAPSPGLSDTVGKGAKLFDQQRKRVAEHAKKVEAAKPQVPPQSQVHEEPQIPQMYQSQQEVQPQVQTNLQPQHITLPGPISAQPMLSQALGPVPVAARGMSNGDLSYSAVSTASMEESSLPVAPKPATASVTILTSPGQPAETSLPELPVSNVLNRTARPFTPGFISIRAATAPVTFRPPVTKTTQRPASTAVVPPAFSTTSELDINNTAGTSQLSPGTSSVISPQSSILQSSLASKPETPVTYHPPSLSICVQSTPLMTTVHQAPFPTVTPASVPSVPPATQVPVILAPGQPTSQIPVSADQVFPVSPLQTPVAQLPLQSSIAPLSQVSVVSQPETVAPTPVPGPTGRTGILLEARRRSGKPKPMFNVPDVKKKSPNPELLSMVQNLDDRSSRHNYGQPPNENIFDDSEEIRSDEASIGKVPPPVAPKPRVVHEAPQILQAGGKGAQLFAKRQSRMGMYVVDTPPETSYQKEGAMHSAAQPLGSSLNPSLPSQWKYSPNVRAPPPIGYNPLLAPSIPTGPQRETNKADNRGRGSSPREGIKALDFMRRQPYQLNSAMFNYGGSAANLAAMPSYQAQQRDYIPPMVGSSLTSPRQIPFKTARVYEVKRFSTPTPMSGPSLAPKVLAPRSATSLGERLTHSGMTSPPPETFTPTPVSALTTAPDSIPTPASPLSQPTGPPNLPKFSATPIPNPVPPAVPTPYAPVSYTTGLQSAKQFQSAPELSILASLPPLKSNPVQAPKPRFVATKGGVQPRVWRPGAI